TCGCGGTGCTGTGCTCGACCGAGTTGGCCTACACCACGGGGCAGGTGCTCCACGTGGACGGCGGCTTCCACCTCCCCCGGCTGTGAGCCCGTGACCGTCACGGCGACCGAGGTAGCCCGCCGGCTGGGTCTCTCCCAGTCGACGGTCTCCCGCGCGCTGGCGGGCAGCCCGCTGGTTTCGGCGGCCACCCGCGAGCGCGTCGAGGAGGCGGCCCGCGCGATGGGCTACCGGCCCAACGCGGCCGGGCGGTCGCTGAAGGTCGGACGCCACGGCACCCTGGGCATCGTCGTGCCCGACCTGGCCGGCGGCTACGGCGCCGGCGTCGCGACCGGGGTGCTGGCGGCCGCCGCGGCGCGCGGCGACCAGCTGCTGGTGGCCGACTCCGGCGGCACCCCCGCCGGGGAACTGGCGGCGTTCGAGACGCTCGCGTCCCAGGCCGACGGCGTCGTGCTGCTCGCCCCGCGCTGCCCCGCCCCCGAACTGACCGCCGCGGTGGCGGGGTTCCGGCACGTCGTGGTGGTGGGCCGCTCCGTTCCGGGGCTCGACAGCGTGCTCGCCGACGAGGCGCCCTCGATCACCGCGCTGCTGGATCACCTCACCGCGCTCGGGCACCGCACGATCGGCTACCAGGGCGGCCCGTCGGCGGCGCCGTCGGAGCGGCTGCGGCGCGCCGGGCTGCGGGACTACTGCGCCCGGCATCCGGGGGTCACGCTCGTCCGGCTGGACGCCGAGGGCCTCGACGCGCGCGCCGGGCTCGTCGCCGCGGACGAGGTCGTGGCGCGCGGGCTGGGGGCGGTGCTCGCGTTCAACGACCAGACCGGGCTGGCCCTGATCGGCCGCCTGCGGACCCTGGGCGTCGACGTGCCCGGCGAGGTCTCGGTGGCGTGCTGGGACGACACGGCGCTGACGGCGATCATCCCGCCCCACCTGACCACGGTGAGCCTCGCGCTGGCCGAACTGGCCGCCGCGGCGTCCGAGCGGCTGTACGCGCTCCTGGCCGACCCCGCGCAGCCGCCGACGACGACGCTGCTGCCGAGCGTGCTCCGCGTCCGGGACTCCACCGGCCCCGCGCGCCGCTGAACCGGACCTCGGCGCGTCGTCTCGCACGGAGGTGTCGTTCTGGTGCCCCGAGCGCTCACCCCCCGTGGCGTCCGCCGTTGTCAGCGTTATTCGCCCTCAGGAGCGGCGCGCCTGGCGGCACCAGAACGACAACGAGGCACTCCGGGCCGCGAACCACGGCGTCCTCGCTCAGCCCGCCGCGCAAGGGCGGCGGCTCAGCCGACCGCGTGCACGTCGTTGTAGAGCCGGCCGGCGTGCAGGGCCAGATAGGCGACCTCGTCGGAGGTGAGCGTCCGGCCCAGCCGCAGCCCGACCACGTCGCCGAGCCGGACGGCGGCGTCCGCGGCGTTGGGCTGGGCGGTGCGGATGGCACCCATGATGTCCATGGGGGCGTCGGTGAGCTGGCGGTCCTCGGCGACCCGCACCATCAGGTAGCGCAGGTGCGTGACGAACCGGGCGGCGCCCATGCTCGCGCGGTCGATGGGCTTGCCCCAGCGCTGCTCCAGCTCGTTGAACGCCGTGCTGATGACGTCGGTCAGGGCCAGGGTGCTGCTGAGGTCGCCGCGGGCCCAGCGCTGGTTGATGAAGTGAAGCGCGAACGCGACCCACTCGTCCGACTGCAGCCGGACGCCGAGGGCATGGTTCGCGATCGCGAGCGCGCGGCGTCCCAGGGCGGACTCGTCGGGGTAGAGCTGGGCGACCTCCCACTTGAGCGGGAACTCGATCTCGACGCCCTCGTCGGCGCGCCGGACCGCGAAGGTGAGGTGATCCAGCACGGGGAGCAGGATCGCCTGGCTGACGGTCGTGCCCAGCCGCTCGTGGGCCAGGTCGACGATGCGCTGCG
Above is a window of Propioniciclava coleopterorum DNA encoding:
- a CDS encoding LacI family DNA-binding transcriptional regulator, whose protein sequence is MTVTATEVARRLGLSQSTVSRALAGSPLVSAATRERVEEAARAMGYRPNAAGRSLKVGRHGTLGIVVPDLAGGYGAGVATGVLAAAAARGDQLLVADSGGTPAGELAAFETLASQADGVVLLAPRCPAPELTAAVAGFRHVVVVGRSVPGLDSVLADEAPSITALLDHLTALGHRTIGYQGGPSAAPSERLRRAGLRDYCARHPGVTLVRLDAEGLDARAGLVAADEVVARGLGAVLAFNDQTGLALIGRLRTLGVDVPGEVSVACWDDTALTAIIPPHLTTVSLALAELAAAASERLYALLADPAQPPTTTLLPSVLRVRDSTGPARR
- a CDS encoding PRD domain-containing protein: MASGPVTVKKVYNNNVVLGTEGDGTEVVLLGKGLGFGRKPGESLDAVGGQRFVSDATYRATQLAEMLAGATWEQARVAQRIVDLAHERLGTTVSQAILLPVLDHLTFAVRRADEGVEIEFPLKWEVAQLYPDESALGRRALAIANHALGVRLQSDEWVAFALHFINQRWARGDLSSTLALTDVISTAFNELEQRWGKPIDRASMGAARFVTHLRYLMVRVAEDRQLTDAPMDIMGAIRTAQPNAADAAVRLGDVVGLRLGRTLTSDEVAYLALHAGRLYNDVHAVG